From the genome of Chelonoidis abingdonii isolate Lonesome George chromosome 13, CheloAbing_2.0, whole genome shotgun sequence:
CAGAATCCTTAGCCCAAAGGTCAAGCCATTGTGCAGGAACAGAGCCCAACACCAAAAGTGGGTGAACCCCTTTTATTGACAGTGGTATTCCCTGGACTAGTGAGAGTATTCTCTTGACATGAAGATAAAGGAtcaattctccactgccctgcatcaCGTGTGCTCATTCACACCAGTGAAAAGTGGGTGGTCCACATGGATGCAATGAGAATGGTCACATCTTACACAGGCGTAAATGATTGTATAAGGTGCAGGGCAATAGGGTATTTCGTCCTCAGGGAAATGCTGTGGCAGTTCTTCTCTGAGGCCTTGGCCCAGCTAGGGCAAAACTGAATCCAAGGTAATCCCCTTCCAGCTAATCTGGTTTAAAGGTGTTCAACTGCATTCACActaaaaaaatgaggagtccttgtggcaccttagagactaacaaatttatttgggcataagctttcatggactagaacccacttcatcagatgcatggagtggaaaatacagtagcaggtataaatacacagcacatgaaaaaatgggagttgccataccaagtgggaggtcagtgctattgagacaattcaattaacagtaggataccaagggaggaaaaatcacttttgtagtggtaatgagagtggcccatttcaagcagttgacaagaaggtgagagtaacagtagggggaaattagtatgggggaaattagattttgtaatgacccatccagttccagtctttattcaggcccaatttgatggtgtccagtttgcaaattaattccagctctgcagtttcatgttgtagtctgtttttgaaggcttttttgttgaagaattgccacttttaggtctgtaattgagtgaccagggatgttgaagtgttctcctagtggtttttgaatgttataattcctgatgtcagatttgtgtccatttattcttttgcgtagagactgtccagtttggccagatatatgccatcatgtgccagcaatgaccctctgccatatacattggccaaactggacagtctctaagcaaaataataaatggacacaaatctgacatcaggaattataacattcaaaaaccactaggagaacacttcaacatccctggtcactcaattacagacctaaaagtggcaattcttcaacaaaaaagccttcaaaaacagactacaacatgaaactgcagagctggaattaatttgcaaactggacaccatcaaattgggcctgaataaagactggaactggatgggtcattacaaaatctaatttcccccatactaatttccccctactgttactcacaccttcttgtcaactgcttgaaatgggccactctcaataccactacaaaagtgatttttcctcccttggtatcctactgttaattgaattgtctcgttagactgacctcccacttggtacggcaactcccattttttcatgtgctgtgtatttatacctgctactgtattttccactccatgcatctgatgaagtgggttctagtccacgaaagcttatgcccaaataaatttgttagtctcaaaggtgccacaaggactccttggtttttttgctgatacagactaacatggctaccactgaaacctgcaTTCACGCTATGTCCCATGTGGTGTTTCAAATGAGGTTAGTGGACATGATTTGAAATAACACCTATTGTCCTTGTCAAGCAAGGCCTGAATGGCCCCAGTGCACTTACTGACAAAGCATTGCCTTCATGTTTTTCAAGCCAGAATTGCATTTCAGCATGCGTCCTATTGATCAAAAGCTCCTCCACCAGCTCAACAAAATGGCACGTCTGTAAGTGACtgtaattttgtttttcctctttgcgTCCTGCAGCCCGCCGGTGAGCCACTTGACATTTGCTGTACACATGATTCTATTTCTGTCTTCAACAAGAACCAAACAGTccagcaggaagcagctggaaattatttttttgtgtttaTGTTTCATCAGTTCAAGGACAGATAGTCACTAGAGGACACACATTAAGAAATCCCCGCCCCCGCCACCGTGTCTCTGTTTGGCACACGGCTCTAATTTTCTTGTGACACTGAAGTAAGGAATAAATTGAAGAACAAGAAATAAAGTTTAtccttggggaaaaaatgattgGGTTTAATGATCCTGTTGCTGTTTCGATGGCTATCTCTCCCTGCTGCTTATTTACCTCCCATCCTGTCACTAGCCAGGAGGTCTGGGCTAGGAAGAGGCTGCTGGAGCTTTTTAACAGCTCCACCCCTTGCATTGTTTACATCAAAtaagtgttggggggggggggcgctaacCCTAGGAGGACTCAGATGCAATAAATTCAGCGTGGGAGCCGAGCCAGCGGAAACTGCTTGCTAGGTGAGTTATAATTTCACACATAATCCCGGAGAGATGTTACAGGTTGGGCTGGGCCTCCCTGGCTCCCTGAGGGGTGCTGCAGAAGATATCCCTTTGGATCAGCTGGGAAAGAGGAGCAGGTCCTACTCGGCCCTGATGAGCTCAGGTGGAGGTGATATGGAAGACACACAAGGTAAGGCCACTCCTGAGAGAGAGCAGCGTCcttgtagaccaggggtaggcaacttatggcacgggtgccgaaggtggcacgtgagctgattttcagtggcactcacactgcccgggtcctggccaccagtccagagggctctgcattttaatttaattttaaatgaagcttcttaaacattctgacactttatttactttacatgcaaccatagtttagttatatattatacacttatagaaagagaccttctaaaaaggttaaaatgtattactggcacgcgaaaccttaaattagagtgaatacatgaagacttggcacagcacttctgaaaggttgccgaccgacccctgttctagacagACAAATGCAGCAGCTGGTAGAGAACTGGTACAAAAAGGATGCATTTGATCTCTTTTAACCATGTGAGTGCTGCATTATGTGTGAGGTCTGTTGGGCCCGGCTAACCCCACTCTAGTGCTCTGCCATGTTTCGCAGCAAGGCTGGCTTTGTAGAGACATGCTGGTGCTTTGAAGGATGTGCTTCCCGGCTAAGAGACTAAAATCAAGCAGAGATCTTTTATAACAGGTATGGGTGAACTAGTCTGACCCAAATGAGAACCAAGGGAGTGGATGGCTGAAGGGGTTGCTAACGGGAGATGGGGCTTTGCACCTCTAGGTCCCTGGCTTGGGTCTATACTGACAGAGATAGAAATCTATCATCTGACAGCTGCTCAGTGAcgtgtgtgaaatgagttggtgggcCTCCGTCTAATCAAAATCAACACAACAGCCTATCACAATCTGCTCTCACTGTCCCCAGGGATGCCAAGGGTTGAGCagaccatggagactgaactttcCCTTGCCCCAGGTCTGGGATGGGGCATATTGCCAGAAATGACGGGGTGCAATAGTATGGGGAAGCTCTCACTACAGCTGCCCATGCTGTACCCACTACAGCCTGGTTAGTGGTCTCAAAATTTCCATTTCCTCTTGTCACTGCACGTCAGGGTTTCTGGCCAGTGACTAGGGCTGAAATATTCATCTATTTTCCTGCCCATCTGAGAGCTGGGAAGTACTGGTGATCTAGAAGGGTCTGGTCTCATGAAAGTCCCTCTGGAGCTTCCTGGCATTAGTTTGTCCCTGAATGTAGATATATTGGAGCAAAATAAAACTTATGAGCTGAATATATCCTGCTCCTAAAATTACTGCCTGCCTTCGGTTATACTCTCTCTGTTGTAAGGACACTAAATTCAGATTATATCATAGATTGGGTCCCATCTTCACTGGGAGCCATTACTCCATGTATGCTGGTTACATACTGACTTGTACTACTGTAGATGTCCTGAAAGGTAAACATTTGGACATCTATCATCCACTCAAACAACCAGTGCTTGCTTTTGAGTAGGAATCAGGATTATAGCAAAATTTGCTATACACTGCAATATCAGAGCAAAGCAGTCATGCATATAATGCCTACAGAAAAACCCACCCCCAGAATGCACTGGGAGACTTGATACTTGGGGACAGTTGTTCcccctgcatgtgtgtgtttgtaccaAGTGTCACCATTTTTGTGCATTATGAAATGCAAACGCTGCCGTTGGGCTGGTATATTATTCACAAGCTACACATGTAAGATTAATAAGGAAATTGCTGACTACTCACGAGGGCAGCAAGCCAGCTAATTCTTCAGGTGGATTGGCCAGGGCAGAGTTTCCTCTGGAGcgacttttttaaaatcagacttttCTATTTTTGTCTCTGCTTCAGAATAGGTGTTTCTCCTACACACTGAACCTATGAACCCGCTGTCtttcttttacacacacacttcattcaGTCCGAGTGGCTGTTTACATGGGAGATTGATCAGTACAGCAGCAATACCTACAGTGGGTACAATTTGGACTGGAATGGGAGGCTGTAGCCTTGCACACTAGCTATACACATACACAGTCTGAAAGCAGCGCATCCAGAACACACTTGGTGAATGGAGTATATTCCATCCCAAAGACTCTTCCCTGCCAAGGCTGGGCCCAGCCAGTGTAAGTAGAGAATTAATTTGTTCTGCTAATCATCTATATCCTTGCAATTAATAAATGTCTAGCGAAACTCATCCACCTGGAGCCCATTAACATCCCATCGTAAAGAGGTCGTAGCTGAGCTCTCTTGACAGCTGTAGGGGAAATACTTCACAAGGTTCTTCTCGAAGGTGCTCGAGTTTGGCCAGTCTCAGACTTAAGATAAACAGATAGACACTGTATAAACTTGCTGAAATAACGAACACACGGGGATCTCCTCAGATGGGCGATCCAGAGAGAGTTCCCTGCCTACAGTGTCTTTTCACCTCTTTTGGTTCATACAAAGACTCCAGTGCAAAGCCAGACCCATGTGGATTTGAGACCTGtagcagggagggaggaaacaaGGGGCTTTCTTTCTAACATGAGGCGTTTTCCCCCAGATCTTGGTGATCTGTTCAAATTGAGGCTCAGGCTGGCTccagtgtggaaaaaaaaaaaaaagactcatgaACAGAGACACCAGGTTTACAAAATTCTGCCTGCTGTGGGTAAGCAGTTAACAATGAACCAAACAACGACACACCTGAATAGGGGCAGAGAAGGGCTCCTTTtccagcagcccctgcccccgcaTATTCTCTGCTAAAGTGCCTGGAAGCAGGGGGCAGATTGGCAGGAGTTTCCAGCCTCAGAGTAGGACACAGTGACTTCTAGGTGTCAATAATTCAGAGATTCGTAGTAGGATGTCAGGGTGCCTACAAGGTAGGAGGACACTTTTCATGGACTTCTGCAGGATTTAGGTGGAGGGGGAGCAGGTGATAGAGTTTGTCCCCCTAGCAGGTTTTTGGTGGGTTTCACTCAGCTCCATTGATGCTGGCAGAGGGGTCACATGGCACCAGGCTCACTGATAATGCTCAGTCAACAATAAAGAATAACAAGCTGAATGAAAACTCTAGAGCATGTGATTGAGCTGCCATTGTTAGGGAATCAGTGAGGCCCAGTAATCTCCCTCCTGGTTGCTAAAAAGGTCCCTGGTAAGAGGCACCTGCTGCCTGTTATATTTGATTGTAGTCCAATGCTCGTACTGCTCTAGAGCAGGCTCTTTCCAGAGATCTGATGGGTGCACAGGCACCAAAGCATGCACCTTTGGTGGTGAATCctgcccccagctcagagcctgaTTACACAGACCCAAGCTTGGAAGAGAAGCCAAGTACTATGGGGTGGGACAGAATCCTCTCCCAAAACATGAGCGACACCACAGCAACTTCAGCAGCTGCCACAACAGTCTCAGGATTGCAGTGGCTCCGGTTGCCAATGCCCTGATGCCACTGCACTCGGGGGAAACAGATGGTGGATAGGTAAGGTCCTCTCTGTCACCCATCTCCCCAGCAAAGCTGTATGCTGACTCCCAGAATCCTGCTCTCCACTGTTGCTCTGTAGAACTGAGCAAGTCCTGCTAAGAAAGCAGGAAGGAGAGTGTGGGGTGAGAGACAGATTGCAGAAGGACAAGGATTAACATTTCTTCCACACTTACTCAAGCATTATTCAAGAACAGACTCTCTTTGGGGACCACCAGCCAGGCCCCTAACTCTGAAGGGGTCACCTGCTTGGTTTGAGCAAGCTGTGCAGCCTATTGTTTGCACTCCTTTGCTATTGCCTGGCTTTACGTCAGCAGCATTGCAATTTGGATCCAGAAGCCATGTGGCCTTAATTCAATCCATCTCTGGTAACATAAGCAAGAGATGGACTGGTCCAGTCTGCTTGAGGAGCTCAAAGCATCCTGAACTGTCTGGCAGTTCATTTTTGCCCAACAAGGCACAATTCTTTAGAATTCCCCACCAGATAAAAATACAGCCATTCACCAGACACATGAAGAGGagagtggggagaggaagctgtaaGTGTCTCTGAGTGGTACAGAATCTGCAACAGGCATGAGGTATATCCACTGTGGTCTGAACTTGTAGCATATTGTCCTGGTCTATGGCCCAGCTAGTTCATCCCATATACACACCAAGTTTGATTTACCCCGAGTGACAAATTGTTAATTGTCTCAAAGTCAGTCTGAGACttaaaatattaactatttttaaaattacatttttaatgtaccTGCCATGCTGCTAAAGGTGCCAGATACATCTAGGTAGAACACACCTGGCATGCTGCTAAAAAGGCATCAGGTACCCCCAGCACCAGGTACAGGTTCTTTCTGTATCATGTTTATTCAGGAAGAGGCCATTATTTCAGTGGTATATCAGTCAATTATGTTGGTTCAGGAGGTTCAGTAAAAGAGCACCTGTGAAAAGATGAAGATGATGAGAACTGCTCTAGTTCTCCAAACCCAATATAAGAACTTCCTGTTTTGGGCAGAGACATGTTCTTGCTATTTAAATACAAATAGGTTGACTCAAGCCTTAGCCGCAGCTGTCAGACAGAATTAAGCACGCTGGCAGATGGTGGTGAAACGTGTTGAATAAAGTGTCTGTTCtgtggaagagctctgtgtaagcatgaaagcttctctctttcaccaacagaagttggtccaataacagatattacctcatctgccTTGTCTTTGTTCTATAGGGCCAGCTGATTCTCCTCAAGTCCCAGTGCTGATCATCTCTGAGGCTGAGAGTTGGGACATCGATGCATCCTCTTGCGTGGGCTGTGGACAGTTTGTGGATTGGGATAAGATGCCCGAGTTGGATCAGCAACCAAGCGCTCAGAGTCAGAGTCTCACCCAGACCAGCAAAGAGCTGAAAAAGCTGGCAAGAGAAGGCCATTGGGCTACCAACCATGCACTCAGAGCTCGGACTTACCAGCAGATCATCCAGCACATCCCATGCCGGCTTGTGACCCCCGATGCTCTGGTTTACAGGGATGTCGCAAGCAGGCTGTTTGGAAAGCAGAGTGTGAGCTCCCACCCCTTGCCTGAATTCCTTGGAGGGTGCAGGATGCCCACTTATTGCCTGACTATGCAAGGTGTAACTGCTGTGAAGAAAATACTCATCTGCCTTGGCAACCTCTTCCCCGACATCACCTACAGCCCAGTCCTCCCCGCTGTCgtggctctgctgctgcattACAGTGAAGATGAAGCTCAGTGCTTTGAGAATGTCTCCCGCCTCATTGCTTGTAATGACTCCCATACCAGCTACATAGACCAGTCCTTCCTGGCCCACCAGGCCTCCTGTATGACTTTTGGGGATCTGGCCAACAAGCACTGCCCAGCAGCCCACAGATTAATAGCCAGCACCTCTGAGAATGTCTTTGAGGTCTATTCTGAATGGTTGGGGTGGATCTTTGGTGACCTTCCATTTGATTACACTATCCGTGTACTTGATGTGTACCTGCTGGAGGGACAGAAAGTCCTCTACCGGATCGCTCTGGCCTTGCTGAGGCAATACAGGCTCTCGGTGACCTCTGGAGAACTGGAAGTGGCCAATGTCAAGGGAGATGTGAAGGCTTTTGTGCAGAACATTAGGGAGCACATGACAGTTGACAAGCTCCTGGAGAGAGCCTTTGGTATTCGGCTGTTCTCCCGCAAGGAAATCTGGCTTCTTCAGATGGCCAACAGGAAAGCACTGGTGGAGAAAGGTGTAACTGTGGTGCAGCGCAGGTAAGACTGATTCATTCACCAGCGTAGCCACGTGATTTTCCCCACTGCTACTACAAACTCCACTTGGGGAGAGATGGCCTTACAAATGCTTGAGAGAgaatgggaatgaacagaaatTATATAAATCAGGCCAAATTAATCCCTCTCTCCAATGCAATCTGTGCAGCTGCCTCAGAGACAAATTGTCCCTGGAGTAACTAACTGAGGGACAAGTGGCActaagaaaacagcagtactcgCTGGTTCCCTTCTTTTTTTgatgaaaggaaagaaattaaataaaggagaaattgctgaattgggaccccgctacacacacacacattggctGGCCTTGTCAACTAGAATACCTGATGAGCAGAaactacatttttaacagtgatgctGGTGTTTGGGGACTTGCAGAGCCTG
Proteins encoded in this window:
- the LOC116822897 gene encoding TBC1 domain family member 24-like, translated to MLQVGLGLPGSLRGAAEDIPLDQLGKRSRSYSALMSSGGGDMEDTQGPADSPQVPVLIISEAESWDIDASSCVGCGQFVDWDKMPELDQQPSAQSQSLTQTSKELKKLAREGHWATNHALRARTYQQIIQHIPCRLVTPDALVYRDVASRLFGKQSVSSHPLPEFLGGCRMPTYCLTMQGVTAVKKILICLGNLFPDITYSPVLPAVVALLLHYSEDEAQCFENVSRLIACNDSHTSYIDQSFLAHQASCMTFGDLANKHCPAAHRLIASTSENVFEVYSEWLGWIFGDLPFDYTIRVLDVYLLEGQKVLYRIALALLRQYRLSVTSGELEVANVKGDVKAFVQNIREHMTVDKLLERAFGIRLFSRKEIWLLQMANRKALVEKGVTVVQRRQLFHLAVDMLNFSSAIVTAQEMRIMWSWIPERFSLFPPVLLFSTSENGYSLQRFYSCCEGYEPTILLIKTTQGEVCGAFLSSDWNERKRSGGASSFFGTGECFVFSVCPEMERYEWVFIKKPELTKAVPRSSHQCLPSSASPVLSTSPPGGHIASSNHLTVPVLQRAKGRLSPYLAIRHFLLPSKTASMFMSGTREGIIIGGGGGQALYIDADLYYGRTEHCETFDNPPLCQGNFQVQLLEAWGFQNA